The Paenibacillus sp. FSL R7-0204 genome includes a region encoding these proteins:
- a CDS encoding glycosyltransferase produces the protein MKLTISLEFAARFAQFGSNAYIEQGGLIEFPELISIGNNVSVEAPHSIKTSITDPQIPHEGPVICIGDGCQINRGAQITARPKVILERSVLIDSNVQMEGDITIGEGAWIGANCRLSGNIRIGAGSVVKANSIVLDNVPDYCVVSGNPASIEQMYETSSGNWLEVSDHDQAQAILTARSQLPLLSICIPTYNRAPYLDTCLHLIYSQIGNNELIEVVVSDNASTDATPAIIDKYRALYSNIRAVRNETNIEGDPNIYYVTTLGKGKFVKMQGDDDYFLDGKIMPLLHLLHSHPQCGVFHISLINGTKTLSLDTGMSNFLAATGLYAGFISSVVLKREEFEKIEKPEHFMTSKFNQVYLQYSILKDNPNFCIMYDNIFSYGGATSSKYSFAEVFFNGYPSILNHFLGDGLCAEEIAREKRDTLYHYTIPWLQKNKETVTYDEFEEIYKKYYQDEPYYEDGLAIMEAIRQS, from the coding sequence TTGAAATTAACTATATCACTTGAATTCGCTGCACGATTTGCTCAGTTTGGAAGTAACGCCTACATCGAGCAAGGGGGCCTAATTGAGTTTCCAGAGCTAATATCTATTGGCAACAATGTTTCTGTTGAAGCTCCTCACTCTATCAAGACATCCATTACAGACCCACAAATTCCCCATGAGGGTCCGGTTATCTGTATAGGAGACGGATGTCAGATCAACAGAGGAGCACAGATCACAGCTCGTCCGAAGGTTATCTTAGAGCGGAGTGTTCTAATCGACTCCAACGTTCAAATGGAAGGAGACATTACCATTGGTGAAGGCGCCTGGATTGGAGCGAATTGCCGCCTATCCGGGAATATACGTATCGGAGCAGGGAGCGTAGTTAAGGCAAACAGCATAGTCTTGGACAATGTTCCCGACTACTGCGTGGTTTCAGGTAATCCCGCATCGATTGAGCAGATGTATGAAACTTCCTCCGGAAACTGGCTGGAAGTGTCTGATCATGACCAGGCCCAGGCTATCCTTACTGCCAGAAGCCAGCTTCCCCTTTTATCTATCTGTATCCCAACATACAATCGCGCACCTTATCTGGATACTTGTCTTCATTTAATTTACTCACAGATCGGAAATAACGAGCTGATCGAAGTGGTGGTGTCTGATAACGCCTCTACAGATGCCACACCAGCGATCATTGACAAGTATAGAGCCCTTTACTCGAATATAAGAGCAGTTCGCAATGAAACGAATATTGAAGGAGACCCTAATATTTATTATGTAACTACGTTGGGTAAGGGGAAATTTGTAAAAATGCAGGGTGATGATGATTATTTCCTGGATGGCAAAATTATGCCCCTGCTTCATTTACTGCACAGTCATCCGCAATGCGGAGTCTTTCATATTAGCCTAATTAATGGAACGAAGACCCTTAGCTTAGATACCGGTATGAGCAATTTCCTGGCCGCCACCGGCCTCTATGCAGGCTTTATCAGTTCTGTTGTTCTAAAGCGCGAGGAGTTTGAGAAGATTGAGAAACCAGAACATTTTATGACCTCTAAATTCAATCAGGTATATCTCCAATATTCTATATTGAAGGATAATCCGAACTTCTGCATTATGTATGATAACATCTTCAGCTATGGTGGTGCTACTAGTTCCAAATACAGTTTTGCCGAAGTCTTCTTCAACGGTTATCCATCTATTCTTAACCATTTCTTAGGCGATGGCTTATGTGCTGAGGAGATCGCCAGGGAGAAAAGGGATACATTGTATCATTACACTATACCATGGCTGCAGAAAAACAAAGAAACTGTGAC